In the Ferribacterium limneticum genome, GACGATGTCGCCTTCCAGCAGGCGGTACTTGCTTCTGCGCGGTTTGCTCATAGTCCGAACAACTTACCAAAATCGAGCAGTCACAATGCTAAGTAGATCGTTGTTTGAGTTCAATGTCTTCCCAAACGTCTTCACAATCTGGTGCCAGCAAGAGCCGCCACCCGGGACCAAGGGCCAAATATGGCATAACTATTGGGGTCCATTGTTCCAAGTGAATTCCATGCAAGGGAACAAAGAAATCCGGGGCTTCGGAATAATCTCCGGCCCAGATGTACCAACCGCTCGTACCATGCTCGGGCTTGCTTCGTAGAGCATGAATCGGCCACTCACCATTTTTAACGTTTCGGGATATCCCAACCTTGAGGTTGAGGTCACAACCATAAAACGGTGCTCCGAATTTTTGACAAACTTCATGTTGCTGCTGAGAAAGGGAGTCATCCATGATCAGAACCCAAAGAAATCTTTCATCATTTTTGAGATATTGAAGAGAAATTTCAGTCAGTGAACCGAAGCCCCCGTTGGAGCCTTAGGTTGCTTTGGCGCTTGTATCCACTTGCACGGCCGACCTGCGAAATGATCACGGAGGCGGTCATCAACATGAGAAGACCAAACCATTACGTTCTCCAACCCCTGTATCTCTTCCCAAGTAGCGGGAATCTCTTCCTTCTCGCTGTCAAGACCAAGGCTATCGCTCATGTAGATGGCAATATGGGTTGGATCAAGAATATCCTGCTTGAAGAAGGGCACAGGCTTGCATTCTTCATCTGTGAGTGGAATGTGCCCCAATAGCTTCCAAGTGCCCTTCTCAAGCCCGGCCCTTTCCCCCGCCCAGACCTTGAACAGTACGGGCTGTCTGACAATTTCCTCAGGCGCTATCTCATCGCGGCTGCGGAAATCGTAGAAGGCCCACACCGAAGCCAGCAATTTTCGGCCGAAGCTAAACCAGCCCTCACCGAGATCGATGCGGACGATGTCGCCTTCCAGCAGGCGGTACTTGCTTCTGCGCGGTTTGCTCATAGTCCGAACAACTTACCAAATTCCTGCAGCGCCTTGTCAAGGTAATTCTGCAAATTCGGGTTGCTTGGCGAGACGCCGTTGATCTTATTGGCTGAGGTGCCGCCCTGGGATTGAGCGCCACCATTCTGCTCGATCAACTGCTGCTCGCGACCACGGATTGCAGCAGCATTGGAAGAAGAGCGATCCAGAACTGGATCATTGAAACCTTGATTGTTGAGTGGCGAACTCGCATTGCGCGCATCCACGTTTCTCTGAGGCGTTCCTGTTCCACTTGTCCGTCCCGAATACACTTCCCCGGTAGTTGGATTGGTTCGGGTATAGGTCTGAAAGGTCTTCGCACCACCGCGCCCCATTGTTCCCAGTAAGATCAGCGCATTGGTATTTTCTTGGCTGGTGTCGGCCAGGCCTTGCAACGCGGCGTCTTTCAAAGACTGATTGCCGGTCATTTCGCCGGAAATATAGGCTCCGACTCCGCCCATCGCCTTGCCGATGGTAACGATTGGCGCACCTTCTGGAAGGAAGTCGGCAATCGTTTCACCAGCTGCACCCCAATAGCTTGCCAGCCCCGACAGATCAGCCAGTTTGACCGGATCGGTGGCCAAGAAGCCCATCGGGTCAATCAAGTTCGTCGGCGAATTCCTTACATAAGCATACGGACTCACCGCATCCGCCATCCCGGCCGGATCGCGTGAGAGGAATCGCCCGATCCCCGGATGCTGATACCTCGCCCGGAAATAGGTCAGCCCGGTTTGGTCCGGTTCTCTTCCCGTAAAGCCATAGATCGGTGTCGTGCCAGTGGTCGTGCCCTTGTTCCCCCAGGCATCGAAGCGCTGGCTTGAAATCAGGCTTCCAGCGCTGTTGACCGTAGCAATCACGCTGCCCAGTCCATCCTGCAGATAAGCCGTCTGCACCGCCGCCGGGCTGCTGGTGCTGCCGGTCAGACGTAGTAGCGGTTCATCCGCACCGACGCCATGCGCGTAGACCGCCGCCGGCATGCCGGCGAGCGTGGTCGCCCACTCGGCATGGATGTCGTCGCCGTCGTAGCCGTAATGCGTCGTCGCGCCGGCACTGGTCTTCTTCAGCCTTCTGCCGCTGTCATCGTAGGCATAGCTCTCGGCCACGGCATTGGCGCCAGTGCGGGTGGCCGTCAGCAAGTGATCGAGCGCATTCCAGGCCAGGGCGAGCGTCGTGGCACCGGTGCCGCTACTCGTGCAGTCGGTCGCCGATTTGGTCGCGCTCGTGCCTTCACAGAGCTTGGTCAGATGCCCGTCGGCATCATGCACCGCACCGCCAATCAAGGTGCCCGTGTCATTGGTCTGGCGAATCTCGCTGAGTTGGTGCGCCAGATCGTAGAGATAGGCCGTGGTGCCACCGGCATTGCTCTTCGTCCGCCGGTTGCCATAGATGTCGTAGCTGGTGGTCTCCGCCGTGCCGTCGCTGCTGCTGGTCAAACGGTCGAGATTGTCGTAGCCGTAGGTCCAGTTCTTGACGCTGCCGTTGATGGTTTCGGCGTGGGTGGCGCGTCTGCCCTGACTATCGAGGGTGTAGACATGGCCGGAGAGCGTGCTGGCGCTGAACAGGTTGGTTTTCTGCTTGAGGCTGCCATCTTCGAACCAGCTTTGCGTGGTGCGCAGGCCGGAGTTCAGGCGTTTCTCGACCAATCTACCGCCGGCATCCCAGACGAAACTGACGTTCTCGCCATTGGGCGCGGTCAGGCTGCTGATCCGGCCGACGCCGTCGTAGGCAAAGCTGGTGCTGTGGCCATCGCTGTCGACGACCCGGGCCAGCCGTCCACCCGGGGTCCAGGTGTAGCTCAGGCTCTTGCCGGCCCGGCTGTCGGTGACGGTTTGCAGACGATGCGCACTGTCGTAGCTGTAGTCGTAGGCAACGACGGTCTGGCTCGATCCGTCCTTGGTTTCGGCTCGGGTGACTTGACCCAGCGGGTTGCGGGTGTAGCTGGCGGTCTGTGCGCCGGGGACAGTGCGGCTTTTCAGTTGGCCTTGTGTTTCACCACTACCGCCCTTCGCCCCGTAGGCGTAGGTGGTCGTTTGCCCAGCGGCGGCTTGAACCGGCGTCTGGCTAGTCAGCAGTTCGCCGTGGACGTTCCAGGTCCATTTCCAGACTTTGCCGAGTTGATCGGTCTGGGAGAGCTTGCGGCCGAAGTCGTCGTAGGTGGCGCTGAGTTGTTTCTTGACGTTCACGCCGTCCAGCGTGCAGGTGGCACTGCTGGTGTCGGTGGTACTGCCGGCCCAGATTTCGGCGACATTGCCCAGCGCGGTGTAGACGGTGCAGCTGACCGGGCGGGTGGTATCGGTCGTGGAGACCATTGGGCCGACAGCGCGGGTCAATCTGCCGAGTTCGTCGTAGTAGCGGTAACTGTCGCGGATCGTGCCATCGGCGGCGATGGCGTTGATCCGGGTCGGACGCCCGGCCCCGTCGTACTGGGCGATCTCGACGGCGCGGCTCTGGGTCTGGCCGGTGATGCCGGGCAAGCTGCTGCGTTTGAGTTGGCCGTCCTGGTTGCTGTCGTAGTAGTCGTAACTGGTGGTCAGTCCATTGGGGTCGGTCAGGCTTCTGGGCCGGCCGTCGACATCGAGATTGAAGCTGACGCGGTGGCCTTCTTCGTTGTAGGCGCCGGTGATGCGGCCCAGGGGGTCGCGGTCAAAGCCCAGGGTGTAGCCGTCGGCACCGGTGGTGGCGATCAGGTGACCGAGAGGGTTGTAGCGATTGAGGGTGGCGTTGCCGGCGTAGTCGACCTGACGTTCCAGCCGGTCGAGGTCGTCCCAGGTGGCGTAGTGGCCGTCGAGGTAGGCGCCGCCGATGGTGAGGCCGACGTTGATCGGGTTGCCGTTGGCGTCGTAGGTGGAGGCCCAGGTGTTGCCGCGGCCGTCGGGGGATTTGATCGGGCGGTCGAGGCTGTCGTAGTCGCTGTCGGCGGCGTACCAGGCGGCGTCGGGGCCGCGCTTCTGGCGACCGAGGCTGTCGTAGCTGAAATCCGTGAAGATGTCGCTTTCGAGCGAACCCGGCGTGCCGTCCTTGTCGCCCTTACGGGTCAGGCTGCTGACGTTGAGCTGGTTGGTATCGTAGGCACTTTCAAGACTGGGGCCGACGCCGCTGGTCGGGTTGCCCAGTGTGGCGGCGTTCCAATCACGCAGCCGGCGGACCAGTTTTGGATTGCCGAGGCTGTCGCCCTGGTATTGGGTCCAGGCGACGATGTTGGCGGCAGCCGGTGCAGTATTGGCGACAGGGACGATGCCGGCCTTGAGCTGGATGCTGTCGGTCAGATTGCCGGCGGTATCGTAGCGGTTGAGCGTCCAGTTGTTGGCCGCGTCCTTGAGCCGTTGCGGCTGGCCGAGGGCGGTGTGGTCACGGTATTGCAGCGTCTTGCTGCTGGGCAGGGTGACGTCGGTCAGGTTGCCGAGGCTATCGTAGGCGTACTGGGTGGTCTGCCCATTGGCGGCGGTCTTCGAGAGACGCAGGTGGGTGCGGCCGGTGGTCTGGTCGTAGCTATAGGAGGTTTCGGCGCCGGCTTCATCGGTGATCGAGATCGGGTTGCCGTATTTGTCAAAGAGGAAGGTACGGACATTGCCCTGGCCGTCGACTTGTTTGGCTTCGCGGCGGAATTCGGCCCAGTTGAAGGTGGTGGCGGAGGCCGTCTGCAGTTCGCCGCCATTGGCGAACGGGGTGTGACGGAAGACGCGACCGTTGGCGTAGTACTCGAAGCGCATGCCGTTGCCGCGTGGCAACTGGTATTGCTTCATGGCGTGGGCAAGCTTTACGCCATCGGCAGCGGTGTAGTACTGGTAGGTGACGGCGGGTTGGCTGCCGGTGACAGCCAGCGGGTTCTTGAAGGTGGTCAGGTCGCCATTGCCGTCCACCGTGTATTGCCAAGTGCGGCCGGACCAGTCGCTGATCTGGCTGATGCGGCTGCCAACATAGGTAAAGGTCAGTGCCCGGCTCAGTCCGTCAGTGACGGTGCACAGGTTGTTGCCACAAGTGGCGTTGTAGGCGAGCGTCAGGGTGTTGCCGTTTTTGTCGCTGATCGAGAGCAACCGGGCTTTCTGGAGGGTGTCGGTGGCGCTGCCGTTCACGCTCTCGAAGACGTATTTCATCCCCGATCGTTCGGTAATCCGGTAGGTACCGTTGGCCAGACGTTCGACTGTGGCGTAGATGCCGGCCGAGGCGCTGATGCTGGCGCCGACGTTGATGTTGCCGCTGCTGTGACCGCTGGTCGAGAAGAAGCGTTCGCCGCCGGTGCCGTCGTTCCAGCCAAGTTTGGCGACACCGCCTTCGACGCCGTAGAAGCGGATGAACTGGTTGAAGCTGTGCGTCCAGCCGTAGCCGAGCGGACCATCCTTGGCACCGTTGCTGTTGTACCAGCGCTCGAAAACGATGGGCAGGCCGCCACGACCCTTGATGGCAATGTCGCGTTCGTTGTGGACCAGATTGCCGGTGACCATGTTGACCGGGTCGCCGGAGCAGGTAGCGCCAGCCGCGCAACTGCCGTTGGCGGACTGGAAGGAATTGCGCCCTTCGCTCCAGGCAGCGATGGTAGCGTTGATATCGGCGATGATGCCGCTGCCTGTGTCGATGTTGTAAATATCCCCGACCGAGGTGCCGACACCGCTGCCGCCGTAGGTCGTGCTGCCGTCGCCCGAGGTAGCCGGACCGGAGGAAGGTTCGACGGTGACGCCGCCGCTGTAGGCGCTGATCGGGAAACCCGCTTGCGCCGGGTTGGAGGTAAAGTTTTCGGTATAGAAAGCGGCGCCCTTCCAGCCCGTGCTGTCGGGATACTGGATCAGACTACGGGGAATGGTCAGCTTGAAGCCGGCATTGACGTAGGCCGTCTCGATCTGGGCGACATGCGAAGCCGTGTAATTGAGGGCGCTGTTGGCATTGCTGGTCAGCTTGCTTTTCTGGGCGGCCCACTCCGTTGCATTGTTGATTTGCAGAATTTCGATGCCTTGTTCCTTGGCAAACTGCATGCCACGGGTGGTCGAAACCGCATCGAGATTGGCCGTTTCCTGCCAGATGAAGGCTTCATAGGCAGAACCAGCAAAGCCGCCGAGCTTGAAGGCGCGAAAATCACCGGTGCTACCGTCCAGCTTGCTACTGCTGGAGAGGCTACCCGGCCAGTCGACGAGGAAGCCCTTGCGAAAGAGGCCATAAGGCAGGTCGAACAGGTAATTGACCTTGACCTGGGCCGAAGTCAGGCCAAGGCTGATACCGCTGGTGCCCGACTCGCCGAACTGGCGCCCAACCTCGCGATTGGCATCGACGACATAGCGGCTGTATTTCGAAGCGGTGAGATTGAGGAATTCGCCTTCAATGGCATCGCGCGCGGTTTCGGAGGCATTGGGATTGCTATTGGCGCTTACCGCGGCCAGGAGCTTCTCAGTGCGCTTGGCCAAATAAGCATCGGAGGTATGCCAGGCGTTGGCATGCAGGGCTTGCAGGCTGGCGGCGGCGATGTTGGCATACTTGGTCGAACTGACCACGCCGGCATTGTTCGCCAATTCTGCGACGGTCACCGAAAGCTGCAGCACATTATCCGAGGAGCACAGAGTAGTGCTTCCGCTGCCCGCGTCCTTGGTCTGTTCGACCCCATCCAGACGCAGCACCGGTACGACATTGGCGGTGGCGGCACAGGTTGGTGCCAGCGAGGGATCAACGCTGTTCAGCCAGGTGTCGTACGCCGTCTGATCGCCGGCCGTGGCGCCCCGGAAAGCCAGGGTCAGGCGCGATGTGGCGAGATCGGCCAGATTGAGGGTTTTCTGGGCCAGCAGATTGCCGGTGAAGTTCTCCGGGGTGGTACCGCTCTTGTTGCGGACCGAGACTTGCAGACGGTAACGGTGGCGGTCCGGCAAGGCGGCGGTTTCCGCCGACTCGCCAGCTACGCCGCTCCAACTATCGTAGCTGACGACTTCATAGGGCGGGACGATGGGCAGAATGTCAAAATTAGTACGCTTGATTTCGCTCTTGTAGGGAACGTCTTCGAGCGTGTTGTTGGCGTAGTTGGGCGCCTTGGTCCGGGCATGGGCCTCGACTTGGTCAGCAAAATTCTCCTGCGGCAGGCGATAACGGCCCTGAACATCAATACGACTGGCCAGCCAGCCGGTGTAGTCGAAATCGAAGTTGCTATCGACTGCGATGCCCGCCTGGTAGCGATGATCCTTGTAGGAGGCGTCAAGCGGCACCCAGCGATGACCGGAATCGTCGAGGGCAGCACCGCGATAGGCGCTATAGGGCAAGCAGGCTTCGACCCAGACATGAGCCAAGCCAATGCTGTTCGTGCCATAGCTGGCTGAAGGATTGCCATTGGCCGAGAGGATTTTCGCGGCCCCCTGATAGGTCTTGCCACCTATCCAGCGCGGGCCGCGTCCGTCGGCACCTTTTGGCGTACTGTCGACGACTTGCACGGTGCCACGGACATAACGAGCCGGCACGTTGGAAGCCCGCAGCAAGGCAATCAACAGGCTGGCCTGGTCGGTCGCGCCGCCGGCCTTGGCCCACAAGGTGGAAACTCCGCCTTTCAGGGAGCCGAAATAAGGTTCATAGACGACGTTCTGATTGACCCAAGCGAAGATGCGAACTGGGTTGTAGTCAAGTTCCTTGGCCAGAGCCAGGATGTCGGCATGGCTCTTCGGCGCCTCCGGCGTATCAGCCAAGTCGGCCGCTGTGTAGCCGCAGGCACTGGCCTCGGAAGGCGTGGATCGGAGGGCAACCTGCATCAATCCGCCGGCGGAGGCGTAGTGGTGACGCAACAGCCACAGAGTGTCACCGACAAAACGGGGCGCTTCGGTCGCAGCCGGCAGAGTTTTCGTCGGCTGCGGCTCACTCTGCTTCCAGTTCGGGCCTGGTAGCGGCGCGACCGGTCGGGCCGACAGCCATGAATCAATTCGTTGGGCGGCTTGCCGCGAGCGAGCGCCAAGCGTGCCGCGATCTGCTTTTTCCAGAGAACCCAGATCGCCGTCCAGGGCGTCGAAACGGCTCACCAGTTGGCGCCGCAGATCACGAGCTTCTGCAGCGGCCCGCTTGGCACCGCGTCCTTCCGCAGCCTGCGCCGAGGCATCGATCCGGCTCAGGACTTCGTCGCGCAAGCCGCGAATCTCCTGACGCTTGGCGGCGGCTTCGGAACGCCGGCTGGTGAGTTCGCCATCATCGTGGCCGCTCTTGGCATCGCCCGATTGCAACTGAGCCCCGGTCCTTTCGCCTCTGAAAGCCAGCGCGCGAGTTTCTTGAAGATGGCGCTCAAGCGAACTTGCCAAGACATCGTCGCGGCCATGCTGCGCCACCCGGACGGCCTGAAGCGCTTCAGTGGGTATCGGCGGCAATTCCTTGCGAGGAGCAGCATGGACGAGTCCGACGGCAAACGTCGAGGCGAGGATAAGAGAGCGGGTCAGGGACAGGCTGCGCATGGGAGTCTCGTCAGGAAATTTGCATCGAAGTCGGGCGGCCGCTCAAGCGGACTTGCGGCGAATGGCGGTCAGCAGCGCCCCACCAAGGGCGACGAGCGCCCAGGCCGGGATGGGAACATCTGCATTGCCACCGCTGGCGACTAACTCGGCAACGTCGATACGACCGATGAGCAAGGTGCTAAGCCCGGCGGCATCGGTAATTTCGTAATCGAAAGCGTAGCTGCCGACGCTGGTTGGCGTGCCACTAACCGTGCCATTGGCGGCCACGGTGAGACCAGGCGGGAGAACGCCATCGGTTTTGGTGAAATTGAACGGCGCTGTTCCGGCGCTGGGGGTCAAGCTGTAGGTGAAAGCTTGACCCAAGGTGGCAACGACAGCGAAGGAGCTTGCCGTGACCCCGGACTGAGCATTACCGTTGGTCGCCAATGGGCTCTGCGCATCCGCCACGGCGGTCTGGGTGCCCAGTTGCTGCTCTACGACATCGGGCAAGCCGTCGTTGTCGGCATCGGCAATCTGCGCACCGCTGGCAACCGGCAAAGCAGCCAGCACGCGGGCCGTGACGAAGGGATCACCACGCCAACTACCATCGGTATTTTGTTGCGTGGCCAGCCAGGTTTGTGCCTTGGTGACAGCGGTGCCGGCAGTGACATCCCCTTCCGCGGCGAACAGGGCAAGTGCTCGCACGGCTAGTGCCGTCGCGACCGGACTTGGGGTCTCCAAGGTGCCGCTCTGCGGGCTTCGCTCGGCAAAAGCACCATCGCCATTGGCTTGGGCGAGAAGCCAGGTCTTCGCATTGGTGATGCCGGTATCGACGGCCGACGGCGATGTCCGTGAACAGGCACTGCCCCCGAGAAAACGATTGGCCTGACGCTGTTTCTTGAGTTCAAACAGGGTCAGTGCGGTCGCGCTAAGCGAGCCGTTAAGGGCGTGCGACGGTTGACCATTTTCGGGTAGGGCGTACGGCCAGCTACCACTCCACGGGGCCGTCGTCAGTTGCGCATTGAGTGTCTGGCAGAGGACGGTGACCGTCAACTCGGTGGTATCGCCTGAATAGGAAACGCCGGCACTGCGAATGGCACCATAGGCGAGCGCTGTATCCGGCAGACTGGCAGAATATCCAGGGAACGGCCCCCAAAGGGCTACGCCAGTCGAGACAGCCCCGGCCTTGGCGACTGAAGTGTTACGTTCGTCACGAAGCGTTCCCGCGACGGTCGTGGCATCGCGGCCAGCAGCCACTAGGGCCATCGCCTGCCAAGCGCGGGAATCGACGCTGGCACCGGGCGCGTTGGCCAGCCAGGATAGCGCCCGGCCATACTGCGGCGATTTGCTCATGCCGCCGGCAATCATTGCCTCAACCGAAGCGGCGGTAGCTTGGGTATCAAGCCCTTGGAGACCGCTGAAAGAACCGTCCCCCTTCTGAGTCTGGACCAACCATTTGAGTGCCTTGGCCCGCGCCTCATCGACGGTCACGGCATGACTCGGCAGGCTCACGGCCGCCATCAGTAACGCTGTGACCAGGAAATATTGGCGGTCCATGAGCAATCCCTTTCGACTTGTCCGGTCGCCAAGGATATTCATATTTCATTACAGCCGACTTGTTATGAAATAAGCATTTCATGAGCCGTTCGGCTTATGATAAACGCAAATTTATTGCTTTCGTCATAGATTGTCTACGAAGGTTTTAGGTTAATTTCTGGCACCTGAAACTCTGCCAATTGCAAGCGGCGGCCTTACCCTCGGAACACGTGAACCCGATGATATTCAAGAAATGCCTGATGCTTGTCGGTCAGAAGCTTGGCGTTAATCCGCAATTTACCGTTTATGTGCAGTTGGTACGCTGTCGCTCCCTCTATCTCGTGGGACAAGACGATTTTTCCGTTGGGATCGAAAGTCACATAGCCGGCATCGAAAGCTGCATCGATATTTGGTGACAACAACAATCCATTGAACGGGTCCAGGCGCTCCTCATTGCTCGCATCGCGCCAAGGTTTGATATGTGACGCCTTGAGTAGAGAGACGCAAGCAGCATCAGTGACCGCGCATTTCTTCCAATAAGCGATTAATTGATCGCGGAATTTTCCTTGACCGACCCGACTCAAAATAACCGCTTGCCGTTCAGTCTCAGGGAGTTGCTCAAGCGTCTCTAGTGCATCCAAAATGTCCGTTGCAGCGTTGATTTCCGGCTTCGCTGCAGTCTCGGGAGATTGAATTGCCAGAACTAGCGGGGTTGAAACAAACCAGGCGTCGTAGCGGCTTTTGCCACTGAAGTCATTTACAAGCTTGTCTACAAATCCGAAAC is a window encoding:
- a CDS encoding immunity protein Imm33 domain-containing protein, translating into MDDSLSQQQHEVCQKFGAPFYGCDLNLKVGISRNVKNGEWPIHALRSKPEHGTSGWYIWAGDYSEAPDFFVPLHGIHLEQWTPIVMPYLALGPGWRLLLAPDCEDVWEDIELKQRST
- a CDS encoding immunity 26/phosphotriesterase HocA family protein, which codes for MSKPRRSKYRLLEGDIVRIDLGEGWFSFGRKLLASVWAFYDFRSRDEIAPEEIVRQPVLFKVWAGERAGLEKGTWKLLGHIPLTDEECKPVPFFKQDILDPTHIAIYMSDSLGLDSEKEEIPATWEEIQGLENVMVWSSHVDDRLRDHFAGRPCKWIQAPKQPKAPTGASVH
- a CDS encoding RHS repeat-associated core domain-containing protein, with protein sequence MRSLSLTRSLILASTFAVGLVHAAPRKELPPIPTEALQAVRVAQHGRDDVLASSLERHLQETRALAFRGERTGAQLQSGDAKSGHDDGELTSRRSEAAAKRQEIRGLRDEVLSRIDASAQAAEGRGAKRAAAEARDLRRQLVSRFDALDGDLGSLEKADRGTLGARSRQAAQRIDSWLSARPVAPLPGPNWKQSEPQPTKTLPAATEAPRFVGDTLWLLRHHYASAGGLMQVALRSTPSEASACGYTAADLADTPEAPKSHADILALAKELDYNPVRIFAWVNQNVVYEPYFGSLKGGVSTLWAKAGGATDQASLLIALLRASNVPARYVRGTVQVVDSTPKGADGRGPRWIGGKTYQGAAKILSANGNPSASYGTNSIGLAHVWVEACLPYSAYRGAALDDSGHRWVPLDASYKDHRYQAGIAVDSNFDFDYTGWLASRIDVQGRYRLPQENFADQVEAHARTKAPNYANNTLEDVPYKSEIKRTNFDILPIVPPYEVVSYDSWSGVAGESAETAALPDRHRYRLQVSVRNKSGTTPENFTGNLLAQKTLNLADLATSRLTLAFRGATAGDQTAYDTWLNSVDPSLAPTCAATANVVPVLRLDGVEQTKDAGSGSTTLCSSDNVLQLSVTVAELANNAGVVSSTKYANIAAASLQALHANAWHTSDAYLAKRTEKLLAAVSANSNPNASETARDAIEGEFLNLTASKYSRYVVDANREVGRQFGESGTSGISLGLTSAQVKVNYLFDLPYGLFRKGFLVDWPGSLSSSSKLDGSTGDFRAFKLGGFAGSAYEAFIWQETANLDAVSTTRGMQFAKEQGIEILQINNATEWAAQKSKLTSNANSALNYTASHVAQIETAYVNAGFKLTIPRSLIQYPDSTGWKGAAFYTENFTSNPAQAGFPISAYSGGVTVEPSSGPATSGDGSTTYGGSGVGTSVGDIYNIDTGSGIIADINATIAAWSEGRNSFQSANGSCAAGATCSGDPVNMVTGNLVHNERDIAIKGRGGLPIVFERWYNSNGAKDGPLGYGWTHSFNQFIRFYGVEGGVAKLGWNDGTGGERFFSTSGHSSGNINVGASISASAGIYATVERLANGTYRITERSGMKYVFESVNGSATDTLQKARLLSISDKNGNTLTLAYNATCGNNLCTVTDGLSRALTFTYVGSRISQISDWSGRTWQYTVDGNGDLTTFKNPLAVTGSQPAVTYQYYTAADGVKLAHAMKQYQLPRGNGMRFEYYANGRVFRHTPFANGGELQTASATTFNWAEFRREAKQVDGQGNVRTFLFDKYGNPISITDEAGAETSYSYDQTTGRTHLRLSKTAANGQTTQYAYDSLGNLTDVTLPSSKTLQYRDHTALGQPQRLKDAANNWTLNRYDTAGNLTDSIQLKAGIVPVANTAPAAANIVAWTQYQGDSLGNPKLVRRLRDWNAATLGNPTSGVGPSLESAYDTNQLNVSSLTRKGDKDGTPGSLESDIFTDFSYDSLGRQKRGPDAAWYAADSDYDSLDRPIKSPDGRGNTWASTYDANGNPINVGLTIGGAYLDGHYATWDDLDRLERQVDYAGNATLNRYNPLGHLIATTGADGYTLGFDRDPLGRITGAYNEEGHRVSFNLDVDGRPRSLTDPNGLTTSYDYYDSNQDGQLKRSSLPGITGQTQSRAVEIAQYDGAGRPTRINAIAADGTIRDSYRYYDELGRLTRAVGPMVSTTDTTRPVSCTVYTALGNVAEIWAGSTTDTSSATCTLDGVNVKKQLSATYDDFGRKLSQTDQLGKVWKWTWNVHGELLTSQTPVQAAAGQTTTYAYGAKGGSGETQGQLKSRTVPGAQTASYTRNPLGQVTRAETKDGSSQTVVAYDYSYDSAHRLQTVTDSRAGKSLSYTWTPGGRLARVVDSDGHSTSFAYDGVGRISSLTAPNGENVSFVWDAGGRLVEKRLNSGLRTTQSWFEDGSLKQKTNLFSASTLSGHVYTLDSQGRRATHAETINGSVKNWTYGYDNLDRLTSSSDGTAETTSYDIYGNRRTKSNAGGTTAYLYDLAHQLSEIRQTNDTGTLIGGAVHDADGHLTKLCEGTSATKSATDCTSSGTGATTLALAWNALDHLLTATRTGANAVAESYAYDDSGRRLKKTSAGATTHYGYDGDDIHAEWATTLAGMPAAVYAHGVGADEPLLRLTGSTSSPAAVQTAYLQDGLGSVIATVNSAGSLISSQRFDAWGNKGTTTGTTPIYGFTGREPDQTGLTYFRARYQHPGIGRFLSRDPAGMADAVSPYAYVRNSPTNLIDPMGFLATDPVKLADLSGLASYWGAAGETIADFLPEGAPIVTIGKAMGGVGAYISGEMTGNQSLKDAALQGLADTSQENTNALILLGTMGRGGAKTFQTYTRTNPTTGEVYSGRTSGTGTPQRNVDARNASSPLNNQGFNDPVLDRSSSNAAAIRGREQQLIEQNGGAQSQGGTSANKINGVSPSNPNLQNYLDKALQEFGKLFGL
- a CDS encoding putative Ig domain-containing protein, with the translated sequence MDRQYFLVTALLMAAVSLPSHAVTVDEARAKALKWLVQTQKGDGSFSGLQGLDTQATAASVEAMIAGGMSKSPQYGRALSWLANAPGASVDSRAWQAMALVAAGRDATTVAGTLRDERNTSVAKAGAVSTGVALWGPFPGYSASLPDTALAYGAIRSAGVSYSGDTTELTVTVLCQTLNAQLTTAPWSGSWPYALPENGQPSHALNGSLSATALTLFELKKQRQANRFLGGSACSRTSPSAVDTGITNAKTWLLAQANGDGAFAERSPQSGTLETPSPVATALAVRALALFAAEGDVTAGTAVTKAQTWLATQQNTDGSWRGDPFVTARVLAALPVASGAQIADADNDGLPDVVEQQLGTQTAVADAQSPLATNGNAQSGVTASSFAVVATLGQAFTYSLTPSAGTAPFNFTKTDGVLPPGLTVAANGTVSGTPTSVGSYAFDYEITDAAGLSTLLIGRIDVAELVASGGNADVPIPAWALVALGGALLTAIRRKSA
- a CDS encoding HNH endonuclease, producing the protein MIESKYISGAAIPKSDSAVSEMVEDYGLEGGGKDMEIAIENPEGKLYRVLTTTGMGAFMHVTQGMLGFGFVDKLVNDFSGKSRYDAWFVSTPLVLAIQSPETAAKPEINAATDILDALETLEQLPETERQAVILSRVGQGKFRDQLIAYWKKCAVTDAACVSLLKASHIKPWRDASNEERLDPFNGLLLSPNIDAAFDAGYVTFDPNGKIVLSHEIEGATAYQLHINGKLRINAKLLTDKHQAFLEYHRVHVFRG